ACCAGAGCAAGCAATGGAGGCGAAAGCTGCGCACTCATCTGCTTGAATTGCCAAATATTCCCCATCAGAGAATTAGAGACCCAAGCAAATGATGCCCGACTCGTCTTGATGAATTTACTGGTTTGTCAGTATCGGCGGAGGAAAATGATCAAGATAAATCTTCTGAAAGGAGTCGCACGAGGCTTCCTTCCTTTTTGACGGCTAATAGCCACATCGGAGAAGAACAGTGGAGTCCCGTCGGGGCTCCCGCCAACCGCTCGCTACCTGCGGAAGAGAACAACCATCAAGTGACAGCGTCTCTGCTGATTTGATGATATATGCCGCGAGGAAAGAGATTATGAATACAACATTCTTGTGGTGGGGGAAATGCTGCTGGTCCTTCTTTTTAATATCATTAGTAGTGCTAAATTGACTGGAAATGCCAGTAAATGATGTCTATTCTATTGAAGAATGTAAGAGCTCAAGGTAATAGTTTGTCTACACAATGCATATACTGGACTCGAAACAAAAGTATTCGGGCGGCAAAGCCTCGGGCGTAAGTAAGAGCAATCATGGGAAGCAGAAGTGAAGGCGGTCTCAAACCAAACAGCCTCATTTTATCTACACGGTAGGACTAATTTCAGTCTCAAACAACCAAGAGACAACGTTGCGCTCATGACTGAGGAGCAGGAAAATGGCATTCATCCTGAATGTTCAGAATGCCCACTTAGTTCTGGCAAGGCTGTTCAGCTGGCGCGGATCTATTCCATTCACGTCCCCCTCTCACTCGGACAGAACTCCGCGCGCGTGCAAAACACTGCAGTTCACATACATCAAGACCGGACTAAAGCCGCCAGGATGAAGAAATGCATCATCACCCTCTGAATGGAGTTCCCTTGTGTCAAACAGAATGACCAGCTTGGGATAAGGACCGTTACCCGAAGGGTTTAGGATAAGGTTTCAACTGTGGATTGACGAATTTACGCAAGAGTCCAGAACGTATCAATGTACTCTAGGGCCAAGGGGTGCTACTGTCCCGGTGACAGGAACCGCGCTGGAATCCTCTTCGCGGGCCCAGCCTTGAAGCCAAGGCATGTGGAGAACAGTCATCACGAGCGCGAAGTCAAGAGGAAATTAAATCTGCCACTTTGGCTGTCTCGTCCGTATTGACTGGTTTCCTGATTAGTGCTCTGTGGCCGACAGTCCTGTTGAGAATCCCGGCTATTTGTGGGTGTCTGTCAAGCAAGTTTAGGCAAAGAATGGAGGTCGCTCGGCCATGGTGGGTAATGGGTATACCCACTGCTACCCGGCCGTCAACGTGGAGTGCGAAGGCTAAAATCCAGTTTCGCAACGACAAGCAATCCCGGCCAAAAGTGAGAATCAGAGAAGCCATGTGGTCGTGGTTGAGAGTGGGTCAATCAAGAAGGATGATACTTGACCCCAGTCGAGAGAGCATGAAATGCACGGCCATTTCCATTTCAATGCCTCCACCGAAGGTACTTGTCAAGGAGACTGGCAAGCGAGAAAACTTGCAACGGAAGAACTTGGGACGGCCACAGCCTGTTAAAAAAATGTAATGAGGGAACGAAAAGCATGGGATGAGATTCCCATAGCCTCAGCAGCTGTAAATATTGCCGGTAAGATTGAGCCAGGACGATACACAACCTCAACTGTGTGCGGCAATCTGTTGAGTATCTGCAGTTATGGCATGCAGCGGCCTCATAATGGGTCTCCTCAGCGAGAACACCCATGGGCCCCGCAAGCTGTACACTTTTGATctatcttttccccttttcctAAGGTGGTTCTTCTCAGCACAGCACATCCTGTTGAAGGCTGGGAGGCCCATGACGTATCTACTCGCTGATTCGAACAGGACCGGATAACATCATCATTGCTACGGTGGGCTGTGACCTATGAAGGTAGTGTGCTCTGACTTTCGGGCAGCAGTACCTCGCTCTGAACCGAATCGATTCTCGACTTCTCACAAACCAAAGTCTGGATGACCATGAACCGGCGTCGGAAGATGACAAAACGCCGCGCAGCTCAGTCGATTACCGGCGTTACTCCATGACTTTTCTAGGCTACAGGGTTAGCTCCCCCTGGAAGTTGGCTCCACTGCCGGGATGACACCAGTCCACCGGTGCCAAACAAACTAGTCTCCTCCACCCTCTCTGCTTCGTGTGGTGCGGCCACTCATTGGGCCACAACGCAATTAATCTCTGAAACGAACTTTGGGCTGTGGTGGGCTCCCAATGAATCATGTGGAGGGGAATTCCGATTGGTGTGAAAAATCCTGGGTGAAAAATGAATATCGAGACAGAAAGGAAGGAGAGATCGGAAACTCAGGGTCAGATGGACAAGGGTCAACACGGTCGAGTCCAAGTTGAGTGGCTCTCTCCGAGTATGCAATGACAGAGCAATGTTGTTCAGCAAAAGGCGAACATGTGAATTCTGGAGTATATTCGCAGCTGACGATGCAGTTCTCGAGGCTACAAGGGGGGACCACAGAGGATTGTGCTCTTATCGACAGAtgcaaggagaagatcagtccaaaagaaaaaaaaagtaaagaaTGTGATTTGCCGACCAAACCCCGATATCTAGTAGAGGATCCGACAGGGCTGGAGGTGGTCCTTTTACTGGCTTGggcccttttcctttttctttctttctttcttttcatttcttttttttgactcgGCTCGATCAGAACTACAGTATGTCCAATTGTACACAGTATGGAAGGAGGCTGCAAATCCTGCACGATGATGGTCAAGCGACCGACCGGGACGAAGAATACGAAGCCTCGGCTCGTACAGCAGCACCGCATCTACAGTATTCGTAGGTACTTTCGTACAATTGTCATCGTCCGCGGAAGTACTTGTATTTTCGTCTCTTAGGATTCCAGTCAACGTAATTCTCACTGTTAGATTTCTTTGCACCCTGGTCTGGACCCTGGAGAGTACGTAGAAGGCAGTGTGGCTGGTCGGGTCCCGAGTCACATCCTCCATGGGGTCAGACGCTCCCTAGTCCTACGAGGACTGACGTGACGTGAGTGTCTCCATGTCTGTATCTCGCAGTGCAGCTTCCGAGCCCACGGATAGCCGCCGAAACCTCGAGTCTTGAATCTTGAGCTCCCGTATATGTGTATCTGCAGAGGTCAAAGCGAGCAGTTCCGTCACTGCCTCGTTGTAAACTTCATGTTTGTTTGTCCTTCTTCCATCGTGCCCTTCTCCAAGACAaccaccaaaaaaaaaaaagggcgcaTGTGGTCCCGAGTCCCACCATACGCCGTGCTAGTAACGACGACCCACTATCGGGAGAGAATCCAGCGTTACGGTACAGTCGAGAGATtccgaaaaggaaaagaatggGTGGAGCAGTGGAGCAACGAACTATTCTATCCGGCTTCCATGCCTTCTATTCGTTCCATCATTATTAAGCCTTGGAGGGtttgggaaaaaaaaagtgatTTGAGACGGCTAGCATTGCAAACGTAAGTGCACAGAGGTCAGGTCCGCCATCGCCACACCACTACACGATCACATGAGTACAGGTACTGGGTACGGTATAAATGGGTCGAGTACACATCGTTATACACGTATGCCCGGGAATGACTACAGATCTGGAACGAGTGAAATGTTTGCGACGCCGCAGTCAAGTCTCTCAGTACGTGCGAGCCCTCTTCCGCCACAGGCCTATCACTGTACCATTTTCACGAGGACCAGTTGCGGTGTGTACAACAATGGCCGACAGATCCGTCAGCTGATATGTAAAATGTACTATGTAGGGATGGGACCCAAGGATTGCAAGAATAAGCCCCTTTCATCCGGGAGGGCGTGACGGACCATGACATGATTATTGTTCGCCCGAACTCTGGCTGTTTCCATTAGATCAACGAGGGACAGAGCGCGCGACCAGAAGATTGAAACCGAACCGTCCATGAACCAGGAGCTTGGAAGTTCTTCGACGGGAAGACTGGGAGGGATAGTCCGTCCTCCGTCATAATGTGATCGATTTGACATCTCAGAAAACACCCTCCGGAATTTAGACAGCTTATCCATGTCTTGCTCTGCAGACATGTGCTGACACGAGTCCAATCATCGGTATTTATCCGCACGATGACCTCGGTGGACAAAGAGACTCGAAACGCCCTGAGGACGCCCTGCCGCCGCGGGCCGTGGCAAAAGGACTGAAGGACCGCCGCTCCATGTTTCTCTGTACGGCCCGACATGTATCCGTACGTATGACTGCAAACTCAAATCCAGTCAACTTTACAGTTATCGATGAGCTCGGTCACCTTGCGACCCTATCATGGACCTTGCATACTGAAGGCATGAGGCTCCTGTACAGCAGtcggatgaagatggaaCTACGTGCTGACACTTTACTACTTCGTGCGAGGAGGTTTACACTCGAATTTCAGCCAAGAAAATATAACCTCCTTGCCCAACCGGATGCGCGTCAGCGACGGTATGCGAGGACCCCCAAATGAAGGAGGGACTGGCCCTTTGTCGGTCAAGATTCCTTCCCAGCCTGGTGTCGACCGCCAGCAGATTGTTATCATGATACAAAGGAATATATCGACATTCTCTACGACTTCTCCTATGCTTAGTCGAATCTCAGCCAGTCGGACAGTATTCCTGTGGTTGTACCACCGTCTGTATTTTTTGTACAGTTCGTATTGAACTGAGAGGGTGCTAAGGCCTGGGACCAAAGTCTAGAACAGATGAAAggggaaataaaaaaagaaaaaaaaagggtttCCCGGTTCATTGATGCCGATTGTGCAGAACAGAGTCGATCCACTCCCGGTCTCATCCTGATCTGGACGCTCAAACCGCGTGCTGTAACTTTCTGGCACTTTACTTTTCCTTTATATGCATCTCTCACTCCCATCCCCCTCCACACTACCCACGTCGTTTTTCCGGTCCCTCCGTGACCTTCCCTGCGATAAGTGGCCTCACTATCGTCCTTTCGGTCTTTCCACCACATCCCACCCTGCCGCTTGCTCTCAGCCTCCGAGCAAATGGGCCAGGGCCTTCGACTCTCATTCTGTCCCGAATCCTGCCCACTGCACTCCTCTTCGTGTCTGCACTTTTCAGCATGCGCCGCTGCGATGGTCTAGACAGTCTGCTTGGTTCTGCGTGATCAAGCCGAGACCATGGATTTTATCGTgagttgatcttctcggtCTCCACCGGATCTGATGTCAACCACCAACCCGGAAATCACTAACGTGGACCATTCCGGGTATCGAACATAGCTGTCTCTGACGCACTTTTGCGAACTGCATGGCCCGACTTCTATCATCTGCTCCCAAGTTCTTCCGTTCGCCTGTGCACAATGCCATCCTGATTCCGAACCCACGGCTGAGTCCGCCCCTCACGACACACGCGGCCAAAGTTCGCCAAAGACATCCGGCCCCATTGGTGAACCCGCGGGATCCCGCTCCCCGAAGATCGAAGACCACCCTTACTTCCTTCGTCCCCAACAAGCGGCCTCTCCCGAAGAACGAGCCCAGCGCGTTGGCGGCGCGGACGGCAACACATGTGCGAGTTGTACCCTGTCGCTCCCCGAGGGAGTGAGCAAGCAGCTGCCAACAGGGGCTCCCGGAAGCCGCGATGCCCAGGgcaccagcaacagcagTCCTGTTCTCCGCTCCCGCGAGATGGTCTATTCGTGCGGCAACTCCCAcgctgatgctgatgatgacACTCCCGACTCTCATACGCACGCCTCCCCGCCGGACTCGTTGCGCTCCACCTCGGTCGCATCGGACACGTCCACCTCCTGCCATACTCATATCCTGACTTACCTGTCTCTCCGCGGCCCTCCGAACCCGACTGACTACTCCCTTCTTCGCCGATCCTCGATCCGCACACTGAGCTGCGAGCTCTTGCCCCGCGGCCTGTCGTCGGGTCCGCTCTGTTTTGGCGACGCTTTGGCCGGATACACCATCGCATACATTTTCCGCCTGCCCGACCCGATGGCGCGGGGAAAGCGACGCAGCTACGCCTTGATTGCGCTTGCTGGCAAAGACGCTGGACGAGCATTCCGTGCCTGCCCAATCATCTGGCGCGCATTTGGACGTATCGCGTCTGGAATTGTGAGTGCGGCTGAACGGTaccaggaggaagagaaaaagcgCGAGGAATCAACCAGTGCGGCCGCACCATCTGGTGACCGACAGTACACCGCCGTCTCATCTTTCTTGACCGGCCGCGCGAGAGACCCTGGCGGACGAGTGCCCCGAGTGGGCCAGATTCGCGCTCGAAACTTGGCGGAGATTGTTGGCAACGAATACATCTTCGCTGAACTTCATGCCAACTTTGTCGCCCTGCTTCAGCAATTGGGAACCATGTTTGGAGGGGTGCCTATTTCTGAGGAGCGCTTCGTTTGCAGCACAGTCGGCGATGAAGAAAACGTTCTCCCTCACCAACATaatcctctttctcctgaCTCTGAACGTTTCAAAAAACGCCGATCTGTCGCCAAGTATGACGGGAATGACCTTGACATGGCAAAACTTGATATTACCCCGGGCCCTCAACCTATTCCGATTTCCCACCCTCGAAGGTCTGTCCTAGCGTAGGCGACCTTAATACTCCATATTGCCTCCCCTCCTTCATGTCCGTTTCCAGAGACCTATCGGCATCACTTCATTACTATTATCTGACTCACCAGCAACAAATGAGCCTTGGCTGCCCGCACCAATCATCGCGGAACCCTCTATATTTCCCTTCCCTacactccccccccccttcctctctgCTTCGGCTCTTTCGAGCTTCCCCGGCATCGCAATTGCCTCGCTCTCGATTTTGGCCATGCAATTTGTGCCGACTGATCGAGACTCATGGTTCCCTTTCACACACTTCCTCGCGCAAGACGCAGATTTGGGCATAGACGGCGTCTCCTAGATTCGGACTGGAGTTTATCTGCGTTTGACAATTTTTGTgccctcccttttctctcatCGACATCCCTTTCGacgtttttctcttcttcccggCGCGCTTTTGAATTTCATCGACTCAATCGTTTTTCCTGTAGCGCCCTTTTTCGAGTTTTGCGagtttcttttgttttggtCGGTCTATGTGTGAATTCCGGGATATGCTCCATGTTTGAACGATAGCGATCGTGAGGTTCGCTAGCCATTTGTATCATACGCATTTTGTATTACTGATAAACACGAGCAATGATAGCCTGGCCTGAGGGCCTGGAGTTTAATGATTTTCTTTGAACCTTGGACGCtgtattctttttttcatcttcaccaagATGTTCAGCGCTCGTATGACTCGCAGCCTGATGTGCGGCCTGGAACTTGACGGAGGGAGCCATTCGATTCGTGCTCGAACATTGACGTTGCCATGGTCATGTCAAAAAGTGGGGGCTCGAAGGTCGAGGGGTGACAACAATCAAACATTATCAAGCTACTGATAATTATCGTAGTCAGCCCCTGCCTGCTGAATTCATGGAGATAATCTATCAGAAGTAGACGAAGAATTTTTAAAACTCGCCATGTTCACGCTGCTCTTGAAGCACTCTTGAACTGGGATACAGTGTCTGAGGTTGATGATGGACGGACCGGATAAACTGCCCTTTTGTGGTTATTCCGGGCACTCGCGGGCCACAATCAAAAATCCCACCAAAAAGGCATCACCAGCATGATCAAAGCCCGACCCGCACACCACATCACCTCCAGATCCCTCCGTCAAGATGGTCGCCTTCGATAAGTGTGAGACTCGGCCAGCCAACATTGATGCCATCCTGAATGGCCTGGATCGCTACAACCCCGAGACCACCACCATCTTCCAAGATTATGTGACCCAGCAATGTGAGGACCGGTCATTCGATCTCTACGCCAACCTGGCACTGCTGAAGCTGTGAGTGCAGTCTTTGCGTGTTTTCTGCTCTGCTTTCTGTTCtcttgaaagagaaaaaaaaaccaccatgGACGGAGAGACGATAGCTTTGCCTGCTGTGATGAATGATCTATTCTTACACGTTTCCTATTACCTGACACCTGTCGCGAATGGGCCTGTTGAGAATTCCAATCTTTCTGAAAGAGTTCGCAACGCATGGACGTTGTCTCGGCCAAGCTCTTGCTTACCAAGTCTCTTGTGCCCGTTTTGCTTATATATGGTCCCATTTTGTAACTCCATGGCTAATGTGCGCCTCCTCGGCTTTGTTTCCAAACAGTTACCAGTTCAACCCTCATCTCCAGCAGCCTGACACCGTCACCAACGTCCTCGTCAAGGCCCTGACTGTGTTCCCTTCGCCCGCCTTCTCCCTCTGCCTCGCCCTGCTTCCGGCCTACACCCAGCCCTTCCCCACCACCTCCGAGGCCCAGGCTGCCTCCCAGAACTCCGACTTTGTCGAGTCCGTCCAGAAGCTCTCCcacctttcttctctcctcgAGTCTGCCCAGTACACTCAGTTCTGGTCAACCCTCAACTCTGACGATCTCTACGCTGATCTCACCGCTGATGTTGCCGGCTTTGAGGAGTTGATCCGTATTCGCATTGCCGTCGAGGTCGGCAAGGCCTTCCGCTCCGTCAAGGCCGAGTCTCTCGAGCAGTGGCTCGACTTGCGCAGCCGCGATACCTTGACCAAGTTTGTTGCCGATGTGTGCAGCTGGAAGATTGAGGACGACGTTGTCCGCGTTCCCACCAACAAGGAGAACGAGGCCCGCAGCGAAGTCAAGAGCGAGCGCGTCGGTGTCGACATGTTTGGCCGCGTCATCCGCCGTGGCTTTGAGCAGCCCGCATGAGTTTTGGCGTCTTGTTGAATATCATCCGAGTTTCCTATGTTCTCTTCAACCCGCCGCAAACGCTTTTCCATCCCCTGAAATTGCGGAAGGGAAAATAAAAGGCGAATATTGCTTCCTTctttcgaaaaaaaaaagagacatgAGTTTCATGAATCCCTGATCTGTGATGATGGCGATAGATTTTCGCAAGGAGGAAGCCCCGCGGAGATGAGTCGGGATCTGGCGCAATCTGGCGTTTTTATTTCTCGATTGATTGACCTCCATGGTTATTGTGTTTTGACTGTTTACCATGTTTCGATGCTTTTCGAAACCCGATGAGTTTGATAGAtgaagagaagggagaagatggagaaggcgAGCGAGATTTGCAATGTTGATACCAAGGTATTTGATACCTCTGTCGAGCTGGCTTCAGGCATGTACTAGCCTGTCTCAAATGAACGAGACTTTGAACACCCACACCCAACCCTCTAGCTTTGCAGCGAAAAAAAGACTCATAGATCAATGCGTTTGTTTGTGTACATATAAGCGGCTTACACAATTATACAGCCAATTGTCATTACTATCGAAGGAAGCACAGTCACCAATGCCTTTGGGTGCATTGGTCAAGGATGAGGTCTTACCGCCTCCGCTACGACGATTGTCCGAGGAGGCTACGCTACGTACCTTCACTCTACGGGCTTCTTGCCCATGTATCGGAGACATGGTATATCTCTCTTTCAAAGCCCGGACTTTTCCACATCAAGGTGGAATAAAAAGCTATCTCTCCATTATCTTTAAAGCCCTCTcgccttcccctcccctccacccGTCTCCTCTATAAGGATAATGAACCCTTACGAAACCGACCCCTGGGAAATTCCCTCCAACCGACTTGTACGCGGATGTCTCCTTATACGGTCGATACTGCCCAAGGCCTGATGACTTCCGCGTTGAGCCCCACCACGTCAATTCCCAGACAGCAGCCTCCCTACGATACTGGGCCTCGGTTCTGAGTCTCTGCACCGAAGAGATCCGAATGTACCCTGCTGATGAAGGCGGGCGCGATGTCTTTGCTCTAGGTAGCGTGATCGTGAAGTCCAGCCATCTGCACGCGCGTAGGGAGAAAAGTCAAGGTGCAGAAATTGACTACTCATACACCGATGCAAATGAATCTCAAGCGATTGCTCTGGCAAAGACCGTTTTGAAAGATGTCAAAGTTCCAGAGAACTATTTTGCTGGCAAGGTATTTAGTAGACTtggtggtcttttttttctcgacgTTGTTTATCGGGCAGGCTGTGACGATGGCTTACATGTTCTTTAGATCAACGGTCACCAGGTGCTGGTCCAGGAAAGACTTCCGGGTGTGGGGTTATGTGTCGCTTGGCCGTATCTGTCTCACAGCCAGAGGCAGTCGTATAAGGAACAGGCTAGGAAGATACTCTACCATCTTCACACTATCAAGCCTACTACGGAGGAACTTGGAGCTCGCACTCATGTGGTACCGGATCCTCATATACTCAGTACCAATAGTCGGATCAGTCCGTTGGAAGCGGATATTCTTTTTTCAGCTGGCCAGGATGATCCAGATATGAGCTTCATGCATAACGATGTTTCCCAGTCTAATTGCATTGTGAACAATGATACAACTGTTGGACTTATCGACTGGGAAATGGCTGGCTTTTTTGGCTGGAAGTCGGCTGGAGAAGTCCACCGTCGTATTAGAACTCCTCAACGAGAGCATTTATCAATGCCAATTTGTCGGACGAACAGCTTCAGGGTATGATGTATTGGTGCGATCTCTACGATGCGGGGGTGCTGGAGATTTGAGCGAGGAATATTCACTTGCTCGTGGATTAGATGCAGAATACATCATGAATAGAGGAAGTTGATGAAATGTCGCGGGTGGAAAGGCTGTCTCATCTTCGGCGCACTTTTCACAAGTCTCTATTTTTGATTTGTGACATGGGTATATACGTGAGAGCGATCTATTGCTGTTGCTGatacctcccccccccccttatGGAGCATTCATTGACAATTGCCCCCCTCCACTTCTTCATTTCATCTCTTCCCATTGCACACCGGCCCATTCCTCACGCCAGCCAAGTTGCCCAATCTTCTCTGGTGCGCAGTCCTGTCCACAGACACCCACGATAATCGTGCCCCACTCCATGCCGGCGTCGCCCTCTCCGAGCCCAACACCCTCACGGCCATCTCCGAGCATAGAGATCGCGTGGGGTACCAATTGGACCTCGAACACTCGAGATGCACCGCAATACTCGCAAGGGGGCATACTGCCGCCCCCGACGGTCGTGACATGGCCGGCGCTGTGCTCTGGATGCAACCGCTTACCGACCTGGTCGTTGTAGGAAGAGAGAAGCGGGGTGCCCCGGTACTCGTAGCGAAGGACCTGCTCGGGATTGTGCGCAAGACGGGTCGAAAATTTCATGAATGCCTTATCCATTTCTGACTCGAACGTATCCTTCAGGTCGGCACCGCTTTCGCCACCGGCgccttcctcttcttccatggGCTCCACGCTGACGTTCTCGGGGACCGTAGGTGTTGAAGGTCGTGACATGGTCTCGTATTCGGCATCAAGGTAGTACTTTTTGTAGGGTGCCGGGAAGGCAGATTGCGCTGGCCATGGAGCCTGAGCACCACTTGACTCGGGTGTCTGCTTGGTTGCGAAGCCGGAAGCACTGGTGGAGGCGGGTGAGGATATTCGGACCTTGTCGGCGAATGTTTCAGCAAGCGCATTTGGAGAGATCGTGGCAGGAGATTGGGCAGCGGGCGTCGCTGGCTTGGGCATCGCAAATGGATTGGCCCCCGCGGCCGCAGAGCTGGAACCAGGAGTGACCGAGAATGGATTCGCATTCGCAGATACACTGCTGGTCAACGAGGTCGCACCAAACAGACTGGCTCCCAGGTCCAGCTTGGGTTTTGGCGGTGCGACAGGCTCCGGGACTGTCTTGGAATGCTCCTGcggctgcttcttctcctgcgGCTGT
The nucleotide sequence above comes from Penicillium oxalicum strain HP7-1 chromosome II, whole genome shotgun sequence. Encoded proteins:
- a CDS encoding Eukaryotic translation initiation factor 3 subunit K, with the protein product MVAFDKCETRPANIDAILNGLDRYNPETTTIFQDYVTQQCEDRSFDLYANLALLKLYQFNPHLQQPDTVTNVLVKALTVFPSPAFSLCLALLPAYTQPFPTTSEAQAASQNSDFVESVQKLSHLSSLLESAQYTQFWSTLNSDDLYADLTADVAGFEELIRIRIAVEVGKAFRSVKAESLEQWLDLRSRDTLTKFVADVCSWKIEDDVVRVPTNKENEARSEVKSERVGVDMFGRVIRRGFEQPA